One window of the Alligator mississippiensis isolate rAllMis1 chromosome 5, rAllMis1, whole genome shotgun sequence genome contains the following:
- the LOC109282731 gene encoding uncharacterized protein LOC109282731 codes for MSRWQKACRRESWCKIKSLRSALYKAKDANSCSGAGCTIARFYDKLPIALSKDVGNTLDLEAFSTRVGLEEEEAAAAAVAGPPESETISMSRLYGDCSLLHDDHEWQEAPSVTLHLVPLSPSGPRGSTNDEAEEVEGQEETHAADASCTVPETQEHAGPFTMTHSHWERRPARTSAEHCKQRRSCEPSLKALAESLVARACEAAWWDELRESQHKEVAILEEGRDTMQNLKDVVEESRAELEVTGHFQGYLSECAELPE; via the exons atgtcAAGATGGCAAAAGGCGTGCAGACGCGAGAGCTGGTGCAAGATCAAGTCACTGAGATCAGCGCTTTACAAAGCCAAAGATGCGAACTCTTGTTCTGGGGCAGGCTGCACAATTGCCCGCTTCTATGACAAGTTGCCCATCGCTCTGTCCAAGGATGTGGGCAACACCTTGGATTTGGAGGCTTTCAGCACCAGGgttgggctggaggaggaggaggcggcggcagcggcggtggCAGGCCCTCCTGAGAGTGAAACCATCAGCATGTCTCGGCTGTACGgagactgctccctgctccatgaTGACCATGAGTGGCAGGAAGCACCGTCAGTCACCTTACACTTAGTGCCACTTAGCCCCTCTGGTCCACGGGGCAGCACGAATGATGAAGCggaggaggtggagggtcaggaagaaacccaCGCAGCCGATGCATCATGTACTGTTCCCGAGACCCAAGAACATGCTGGACCAT TCACCATGACCCATAGCCACTGGGAACGGCGCCCCGCTCGCACTTCAGCAGAGCACTGCAAGCAAAGACGGTCCTGCGAACCCTCGCTCAAGGCTTTGGCAGAGTCCTTAGTAGCCAGAGCATGTGAAGCTGCCTGGTGGGACGAACTCCGTGAGTCCCAGCATAAGGAGGTTGCCATCCTCGAGGAAGGGCGAGACACCATGCAGAATTTAAAGGACGTGGTCGAGGAGTCCCGTGCTGAATTAGAGGTCACAGGACACTTTCAAGGATACCTTTCAGAGTGTGCAGAACTACCTGAATAA